In a genomic window of Gadus chalcogrammus isolate NIFS_2021 chromosome 17, NIFS_Gcha_1.0, whole genome shotgun sequence:
- the cth1 gene encoding cysteine three histidine 1, producing the protein MFETSSDDLFLPPYHEEMVDNLLSNESSDDCGSSLADALLPLVESSASPLTPWLCSTRYKTELCTSYAASGLCNYAERCQFAHGLQELHVPYRHPKYKTELCRSFHTTGYCYYGTRCLFVHGATEQRPACRPRRKNVPCRTFRSYGVCPFGTRCNFLHVDELGDGVDGVAEESPVSCGRGSSCGSSVSGIEEKSPADFLTPTFQAQTKEWKPRGALCRTFSSFGFCLYGTRCRFQHGLPSKLKGSDSTLSPAGFQAAIGSRAFSQSYTDMLLSPFSPFSSSPASSNSSPPPSSTCTPSVTTPPVETAAHNAFTFSSQHLNELLLPLALHLQQLESSQALATSAQKIWDNRAL; encoded by the exons ATGTTTGAG ACGAGCAGCGATGACCTCTTCCTGCCCCCCTACCACGAAGAGATGGTGGACAACCTGCTCTCCAACGAATCCTCCGACGACTGCGGCTCCTCCCTGGCCGATGCCCTGCTCCCGCTGGTTGAGTCCTcggcctcccccctcaccccctggcTCTGCTCCACCCGCTACAAGACCGAGCTGTGCACCAGCTACGCCGCCTCGGGCCTCTGCAATTACGCCGAACGCTGCCAGTTCGCGCACGGCCTCCAAGAGCTCCACGTGCCCTATCGTCACCCCAAGTACAAGACCGAGCTGTGCCGTAGCTTCCACACCACGGGCTACTGCTACTACGGAACCCGCTGCCTTTTCGTCCATGGGGCCACCGAGCAGCGGCCCGCCTGCCGTCCCCGCCGCAAGAACGTCCCCTGTCGCACCTTCCGCTCCTACGGCGTGTGTCCCTTCGGCACCCGCTGCAACTTCCTGCACGTCGACGAACTAGGAGATGGTGTTGATGGTGTAGCGGAGGAGTCGCCTGTCAGTTGCGGGCGCGGCAGCAGCTGCGGTAGTAGCGTCAGTGGGATCGAGGAGAAAAGTCCCGCCGATTTCCTCACACCTACCTTCCAGGCGCAAACCAAGGAGTGGAAGCCGCGCGGTGCGCTCTGCCGCACCTTCAGCTCGTTCGGCTTCTGCCTGTACGGCACGCGCTGCCGCTTCCAGCACGGCCTCCCCAGCAAGCTCAAGGGCTCTGACTCCACCCTGAGCCCCGCGGGCTTCCAGGCCGCCATCGGCAGTCGGGCCTTTTCCCAGAGCTACACAGACATGCTGCtgtcccccttctcccccttctcctcatccCCGGCCTCCTCCAACTCGTCCCCGCCGCCCTCCTCAACATGCACCCCCTCAGTGACCACCCCGCCGGTCGAGACCGCGGCCCACAACGCCTTCACCTTCTCCAGCCAGCACCTCAacgagctgctgctgccgctggccCTCCACCTTCAGCAGCTGGAGAGCAGCCAGGCCCTGGCCACCAGCGCGCAGAAGATCTGGGACAACAGAGCACTTTGA
- the mta2 gene encoding metastasis-associated protein MTA2 isoform X3, with protein sequence MAANMYRVGDYVYFENSSSNPYLIRRIEELNKTANGNVEAKVVCLFRRRDISGNLNTLADSNARDFEEESKQPSVSEQQKHQLKHRELFLSRQFESLPATHIRGKCNVTLLNETDVLAGYLEKEDCFFYSLVFDPVQKTLLADQGEIRVGSKFQAEIPDKLAEIELDTRIQDKLETKVWDPDNQLKDPQIDQFLVVARAVGTFARALDCSSSIRQPSLHMSAAAASRDITLFHAMDTLQKNEYDLARSMSTLVPQGGPVLCRDEMEEWSASEAMLFEEALEKYGKDFNDIRQDFLPWKSLASVVQFYYMWKTTDRYIQQKRLKAAEADSKLKQVYIPTYTKPNPNQIMAPGSKPGMNGAPAGFQKGLSCESCHTAQSPQWYAWGPPNMQCRLCASCWIYWKKYGGLKTPTQLEGAARAGSESGGPRGHMTRQEAQGLSPFTRNEGRAKLLAKNRQTFILQTTKLTRIARRVCMDILQPRRAARRPYASINANAVKAECIIRLPKATKNPQKNRVIPRQSLATIVKDLAITAPLKLKAPRGLPPPINRNQTSQPRGGPGLLGKRPFDNQAGGGGAGGGGGGGGVPFPTNGRPFTSGLRTTSQSVIKRQKVNQGDAPNPVVFVATKDTRALRKHLTQSEMRRAARKPHLPVRIKLPPPPPPPRAPPMPLLPSSTSEPIILED encoded by the exons ATGGCGGCCAACATGTACCGAGTGGGAG atTACGTGTACTTCGAGAATTCGTCCAGCAACCCCTACCTGATTCGCAGAATAGAAGAGCTCAACAag ACGGCCAATGGAAACGTGGAGGCCAAGGTGGTGTGTCTCTTCAGGCGGAGAGACATCTCGGGGAACCTCAACACACTGGCCGACAGCAACGCAA GAGACTTTGAGGAGGAGTCCAAACAGCCCTCCGTCTCGGAACAACAGAAGCACCAGCTCAAGCACAGGGAACTCTTCCTCTCCCGACAGTTTGAATCCCTGCCTGCCACCCACATACG GGGCAAATGTAACGTCACCCTCCTGAATGAAACAGACGTCCTGGCCGGCTACCTGGAGAAAGAG gactGTTTCTTCTACTCCTTGGTGTTCGACCCGGTCCAGAAGACCCTCCTCGCGGACCAGGGGGAGATCCGGGTGGGCTCCAAGTTCCAGGCCGAGATCCCCGACAAGCTAGCAGAaa ttGAACTGGACACTCGTATCCAGGACAAGCTCGAGACCAAGGTGTGGGACCCGGACAACCAGCTGAAGGACCCCCAGATCGACCAGTTCCTGGTGGTGGCGAG AGCCGTGGGGACGTTTGCGCGCGCCCTGGACTGCAGCAGCTCCATCCGCCAGCCCAGCCTCCATATGAGCGCTGCCGCAGCCTCCAGAGACATCACCTTG TTCCACGCCATGGACACGCTGCAGAAGAACGAGTACGACCTGGCCAGGTCCATGTCCACCCTGGTGCCCCAGGGGGGGCCCGTGCTCTGCCGGGACGAGATGGAGGAGTGGAGTGCCTCGGAGGCCATGCTGTTCGAGGAGGCGCTGGAGAAGTACGGCAAGGACTTCAACGACATCCGCCAGGACTTT CTGCCCTGGAAGTCTCTGGCCAGCGTGGTCCAGTTCTACTACATGTGGAAGACCACCGACCGCTACATCCAACAG aaACGGCTCAAGGCAGCGGAGGCAGACAGCAAGTTAAAGCAGGTGTACATCCCCACCTA CACGAAACCAAACCCCAACCAGATCATGGCCCCTGGTAGCAAGCCCGGCATGAACGGAGCTCCAGCCGGCTTCCAGAAAGGCCTGAGCTGCGAGAGCTGCCACA cggcccAGTCCCCTCAGTGGTACGCCTGGGGACCCCCCAACATGCAGTGCAGGCTGTGCGCCTCCTGCTGGATCTACTGGAAGAAATACGGAGGCCTGAAGACCCCCACACAGCTAGAGGGCGCCGCTAGAGCTGGCTCT GAGTCGGGAGGCCCGCGCGGTCACATGACTCGCCAGGAGGCCCAGGGCCTGTCGCCGTTCACGCGCAACGAGGGGCGCGCCAAGCTGCTGGCCAAGAACCGCCAGACCTTCATCCTGCAGACCACCAAGCTGACGCGCATAGCCCGCCGGGTCTGCATGGACATCCTGCAGCCGCGAAGGGCTGCCCGCCGCCCCTACGCCTCCATCAACGCCAACGCCGTCAAGGCCGagt GTATAATCCGGCTGCCTAAAGCCACCAAGAACCCCCAGAAGAACAGGGTGATCCCCCGGCAGTCACTGGCCACCATAGTGAAGGATCTAG CCATCACGGCCCCCCTGAAGCTGAAGGCCCCCCGCGGCCTCCCGCCGCCCATCAACCGCAACCAGACCAGCCAGCCCCGTGGGGGCCCCGGCCTGCTGGGCAAGAGGCCCTTCGACAAC CAGGCCGGAGGTGgtggcgccggcggcggcggcggcggtggcggcgtgcCGTTCCCCACCAACGGGAGGCCCTTCACGTCTGGCCTGAGGACCACCTCCCAGTCGGTCATCAAGCGGCAGAAGGTGAACCAGGGCGACGCGCCCAACCCCGTGGTGTTCGTGGCCACCAAGGACACCAG GGCCCTGAGGAAACACCTGACCCAGTCGGAGATGCGGCGGGCAGCCCGGAAGCCCCACCTGCCGGTCCGCATCAAgctgcccccccctccgccgccgccccgcGCCCCGCCcatgcccctcctcccctccagcaCCAGCGAGCCCATCATCCTGGAGGACTGA
- the mta2 gene encoding metastasis-associated protein MTA2 isoform X4, with the protein MAANMYRVGDYVYFENSSSNPYLIRRIEELNKTANGNVEAKVVCLFRRRDISGNLNTLADSNARDFEEESKQPSVSEQQKHQLKHRELFLSRQFESLPATHIRGKCNVTLLNETDVLAGYLEKEDCFFYSLVFDPVQKTLLADQGEIRVGSKFQAEIPDKLAEIELDTRIQDKLETKVWDPDNQLKDPQIDQFLVVARAVGTFARALDCSSSIRQPSLHMSAAAASRDITLFHAMDTLQKNEYDLARSMSTLVPQGGPVLCRDEMEEWSASEAMLFEEALEKYGKDFNDIRQDFLPWKSLASVVQFYYMWKTTDRYIQQKRLKAAEADSKLKQVYIPTYTKPNPNQIMAPGSKPGMNGAPAGFQKGLSCESCHTAQSPQWYAWGPPNMQCRLCASCWIYWKKYGGLKTPTQLEGAARAGSESGGPRGHMTRQEAQGLSPFTRNEGRAKLLAKNRQTFILQTTKLTRIARRVCMDILQPRRAARRPYASINANAVKAECIIRLPKATKNPQKNRVIPRQSLATIVKDLAITAPLKLKAPRGLPPPINRNQTSQPRGGPGLLGKRPFDNAGGGGAGGGGGGGGVPFPTNGRPFTSGLRTTSQSVIKRQKVNQGDAPNPVVFVATKDTRALRKHLTQSEMRRAARKPHLPVRIKLPPPPPPPRAPPMPLLPSSTSEPIILED; encoded by the exons ATGGCGGCCAACATGTACCGAGTGGGAG atTACGTGTACTTCGAGAATTCGTCCAGCAACCCCTACCTGATTCGCAGAATAGAAGAGCTCAACAag ACGGCCAATGGAAACGTGGAGGCCAAGGTGGTGTGTCTCTTCAGGCGGAGAGACATCTCGGGGAACCTCAACACACTGGCCGACAGCAACGCAA GAGACTTTGAGGAGGAGTCCAAACAGCCCTCCGTCTCGGAACAACAGAAGCACCAGCTCAAGCACAGGGAACTCTTCCTCTCCCGACAGTTTGAATCCCTGCCTGCCACCCACATACG GGGCAAATGTAACGTCACCCTCCTGAATGAAACAGACGTCCTGGCCGGCTACCTGGAGAAAGAG gactGTTTCTTCTACTCCTTGGTGTTCGACCCGGTCCAGAAGACCCTCCTCGCGGACCAGGGGGAGATCCGGGTGGGCTCCAAGTTCCAGGCCGAGATCCCCGACAAGCTAGCAGAaa ttGAACTGGACACTCGTATCCAGGACAAGCTCGAGACCAAGGTGTGGGACCCGGACAACCAGCTGAAGGACCCCCAGATCGACCAGTTCCTGGTGGTGGCGAG AGCCGTGGGGACGTTTGCGCGCGCCCTGGACTGCAGCAGCTCCATCCGCCAGCCCAGCCTCCATATGAGCGCTGCCGCAGCCTCCAGAGACATCACCTTG TTCCACGCCATGGACACGCTGCAGAAGAACGAGTACGACCTGGCCAGGTCCATGTCCACCCTGGTGCCCCAGGGGGGGCCCGTGCTCTGCCGGGACGAGATGGAGGAGTGGAGTGCCTCGGAGGCCATGCTGTTCGAGGAGGCGCTGGAGAAGTACGGCAAGGACTTCAACGACATCCGCCAGGACTTT CTGCCCTGGAAGTCTCTGGCCAGCGTGGTCCAGTTCTACTACATGTGGAAGACCACCGACCGCTACATCCAACAG aaACGGCTCAAGGCAGCGGAGGCAGACAGCAAGTTAAAGCAGGTGTACATCCCCACCTA CACGAAACCAAACCCCAACCAGATCATGGCCCCTGGTAGCAAGCCCGGCATGAACGGAGCTCCAGCCGGCTTCCAGAAAGGCCTGAGCTGCGAGAGCTGCCACA cggcccAGTCCCCTCAGTGGTACGCCTGGGGACCCCCCAACATGCAGTGCAGGCTGTGCGCCTCCTGCTGGATCTACTGGAAGAAATACGGAGGCCTGAAGACCCCCACACAGCTAGAGGGCGCCGCTAGAGCTGGCTCT GAGTCGGGAGGCCCGCGCGGTCACATGACTCGCCAGGAGGCCCAGGGCCTGTCGCCGTTCACGCGCAACGAGGGGCGCGCCAAGCTGCTGGCCAAGAACCGCCAGACCTTCATCCTGCAGACCACCAAGCTGACGCGCATAGCCCGCCGGGTCTGCATGGACATCCTGCAGCCGCGAAGGGCTGCCCGCCGCCCCTACGCCTCCATCAACGCCAACGCCGTCAAGGCCGagt GTATAATCCGGCTGCCTAAAGCCACCAAGAACCCCCAGAAGAACAGGGTGATCCCCCGGCAGTCACTGGCCACCATAGTGAAGGATCTAG CCATCACGGCCCCCCTGAAGCTGAAGGCCCCCCGCGGCCTCCCGCCGCCCATCAACCGCAACCAGACCAGCCAGCCCCGTGGGGGCCCCGGCCTGCTGGGCAAGAGGCCCTTCGACAAC GCCGGAGGTGgtggcgccggcggcggcggcggcggtggcggcgtgcCGTTCCCCACCAACGGGAGGCCCTTCACGTCTGGCCTGAGGACCACCTCCCAGTCGGTCATCAAGCGGCAGAAGGTGAACCAGGGCGACGCGCCCAACCCCGTGGTGTTCGTGGCCACCAAGGACACCAG GGCCCTGAGGAAACACCTGACCCAGTCGGAGATGCGGCGGGCAGCCCGGAAGCCCCACCTGCCGGTCCGCATCAAgctgcccccccctccgccgccgccccgcGCCCCGCCcatgcccctcctcccctccagcaCCAGCGAGCCCATCATCCTGGAGGACTGA
- the mta2 gene encoding metastasis-associated protein MTA2 isoform X2, with translation MAANMYRVGDYVYFENSSSNPYLIRRIEELNKTANGNVEAKVVCLFRRRDISGNLNTLADSNARDFEEESKQPSVSEQQKHQLKHRELFLSRQFESLPATHIRGKCNVTLLNETDVLAGYLEKEDCFFYSLVFDPVQKTLLADQGEIRVGSKFQAEIPDKLAEIELDTRIQDKLETKVWDPDNQLKDPQIDQFLVVARAVGTFARALDCSSSIRQPSLHMSAAAASRDITLFHAMDTLQKNEYDLARSMSTLVPQGGPVLCRDEMEEWSASEAMLFEEALEKYGKDFNDIRQDFLPWKSLASVVQFYYMWKTTDRYIQQKRLKAAEADSKLKQVYIPTYTKPNPNQIMAPGSKPGMNGAPAGFQKGLSCESCHTAQSPQWYAWGPPNMQCRLCASCWIYWKKYGGLKTPTQLEGAARAGSESGGPRGHMTRQEAQGLSPFTRNEGRAKLLAKNRQTFILQTTKLTRIARRVCMDILQPRRAARRPYASINANAVKAECIIRLPKATKNPQKNRVIPRQSLATIVKDLAITAPLKLKAPRGLPPPINRNQTSQPRGGPGLLGKRPFDNVSISQITAGGGGAGGGGGGGGVPFPTNGRPFTSGLRTTSQSVIKRQKVNQGDAPNPVVFVATKDTRALRKHLTQSEMRRAARKPHLPVRIKLPPPPPPPRAPPMPLLPSSTSEPIILED, from the exons ATGGCGGCCAACATGTACCGAGTGGGAG atTACGTGTACTTCGAGAATTCGTCCAGCAACCCCTACCTGATTCGCAGAATAGAAGAGCTCAACAag ACGGCCAATGGAAACGTGGAGGCCAAGGTGGTGTGTCTCTTCAGGCGGAGAGACATCTCGGGGAACCTCAACACACTGGCCGACAGCAACGCAA GAGACTTTGAGGAGGAGTCCAAACAGCCCTCCGTCTCGGAACAACAGAAGCACCAGCTCAAGCACAGGGAACTCTTCCTCTCCCGACAGTTTGAATCCCTGCCTGCCACCCACATACG GGGCAAATGTAACGTCACCCTCCTGAATGAAACAGACGTCCTGGCCGGCTACCTGGAGAAAGAG gactGTTTCTTCTACTCCTTGGTGTTCGACCCGGTCCAGAAGACCCTCCTCGCGGACCAGGGGGAGATCCGGGTGGGCTCCAAGTTCCAGGCCGAGATCCCCGACAAGCTAGCAGAaa ttGAACTGGACACTCGTATCCAGGACAAGCTCGAGACCAAGGTGTGGGACCCGGACAACCAGCTGAAGGACCCCCAGATCGACCAGTTCCTGGTGGTGGCGAG AGCCGTGGGGACGTTTGCGCGCGCCCTGGACTGCAGCAGCTCCATCCGCCAGCCCAGCCTCCATATGAGCGCTGCCGCAGCCTCCAGAGACATCACCTTG TTCCACGCCATGGACACGCTGCAGAAGAACGAGTACGACCTGGCCAGGTCCATGTCCACCCTGGTGCCCCAGGGGGGGCCCGTGCTCTGCCGGGACGAGATGGAGGAGTGGAGTGCCTCGGAGGCCATGCTGTTCGAGGAGGCGCTGGAGAAGTACGGCAAGGACTTCAACGACATCCGCCAGGACTTT CTGCCCTGGAAGTCTCTGGCCAGCGTGGTCCAGTTCTACTACATGTGGAAGACCACCGACCGCTACATCCAACAG aaACGGCTCAAGGCAGCGGAGGCAGACAGCAAGTTAAAGCAGGTGTACATCCCCACCTA CACGAAACCAAACCCCAACCAGATCATGGCCCCTGGTAGCAAGCCCGGCATGAACGGAGCTCCAGCCGGCTTCCAGAAAGGCCTGAGCTGCGAGAGCTGCCACA cggcccAGTCCCCTCAGTGGTACGCCTGGGGACCCCCCAACATGCAGTGCAGGCTGTGCGCCTCCTGCTGGATCTACTGGAAGAAATACGGAGGCCTGAAGACCCCCACACAGCTAGAGGGCGCCGCTAGAGCTGGCTCT GAGTCGGGAGGCCCGCGCGGTCACATGACTCGCCAGGAGGCCCAGGGCCTGTCGCCGTTCACGCGCAACGAGGGGCGCGCCAAGCTGCTGGCCAAGAACCGCCAGACCTTCATCCTGCAGACCACCAAGCTGACGCGCATAGCCCGCCGGGTCTGCATGGACATCCTGCAGCCGCGAAGGGCTGCCCGCCGCCCCTACGCCTCCATCAACGCCAACGCCGTCAAGGCCGagt GTATAATCCGGCTGCCTAAAGCCACCAAGAACCCCCAGAAGAACAGGGTGATCCCCCGGCAGTCACTGGCCACCATAGTGAAGGATCTAG CCATCACGGCCCCCCTGAAGCTGAAGGCCCCCCGCGGCCTCCCGCCGCCCATCAACCGCAACCAGACCAGCCAGCCCCGTGGGGGCCCCGGCCTGCTGGGCAAGAGGCCCTTCGACAACGTCAGTATCTCGCAGATAACG GCCGGAGGTGgtggcgccggcggcggcggcggcggtggcggcgtgcCGTTCCCCACCAACGGGAGGCCCTTCACGTCTGGCCTGAGGACCACCTCCCAGTCGGTCATCAAGCGGCAGAAGGTGAACCAGGGCGACGCGCCCAACCCCGTGGTGTTCGTGGCCACCAAGGACACCAG GGCCCTGAGGAAACACCTGACCCAGTCGGAGATGCGGCGGGCAGCCCGGAAGCCCCACCTGCCGGTCCGCATCAAgctgcccccccctccgccgccgccccgcGCCCCGCCcatgcccctcctcccctccagcaCCAGCGAGCCCATCATCCTGGAGGACTGA
- the mta2 gene encoding metastasis-associated protein MTA2 isoform X1, with protein sequence MAANMYRVGDYVYFENSSSNPYLIRRIEELNKTANGNVEAKVVCLFRRRDISGNLNTLADSNARDFEEESKQPSVSEQQKHQLKHRELFLSRQFESLPATHIRGKCNVTLLNETDVLAGYLEKEDCFFYSLVFDPVQKTLLADQGEIRVGSKFQAEIPDKLAEIELDTRIQDKLETKVWDPDNQLKDPQIDQFLVVARAVGTFARALDCSSSIRQPSLHMSAAAASRDITLFHAMDTLQKNEYDLARSMSTLVPQGGPVLCRDEMEEWSASEAMLFEEALEKYGKDFNDIRQDFLPWKSLASVVQFYYMWKTTDRYIQQKRLKAAEADSKLKQVYIPTYTKPNPNQIMAPGSKPGMNGAPAGFQKGLSCESCHTAQSPQWYAWGPPNMQCRLCASCWIYWKKYGGLKTPTQLEGAARAGSESGGPRGHMTRQEAQGLSPFTRNEGRAKLLAKNRQTFILQTTKLTRIARRVCMDILQPRRAARRPYASINANAVKAECIIRLPKATKNPQKNRVIPRQSLATIVKDLAITAPLKLKAPRGLPPPINRNQTSQPRGGPGLLGKRPFDNVSISQITQAGGGGAGGGGGGGGVPFPTNGRPFTSGLRTTSQSVIKRQKVNQGDAPNPVVFVATKDTRALRKHLTQSEMRRAARKPHLPVRIKLPPPPPPPRAPPMPLLPSSTSEPIILED encoded by the exons ATGGCGGCCAACATGTACCGAGTGGGAG atTACGTGTACTTCGAGAATTCGTCCAGCAACCCCTACCTGATTCGCAGAATAGAAGAGCTCAACAag ACGGCCAATGGAAACGTGGAGGCCAAGGTGGTGTGTCTCTTCAGGCGGAGAGACATCTCGGGGAACCTCAACACACTGGCCGACAGCAACGCAA GAGACTTTGAGGAGGAGTCCAAACAGCCCTCCGTCTCGGAACAACAGAAGCACCAGCTCAAGCACAGGGAACTCTTCCTCTCCCGACAGTTTGAATCCCTGCCTGCCACCCACATACG GGGCAAATGTAACGTCACCCTCCTGAATGAAACAGACGTCCTGGCCGGCTACCTGGAGAAAGAG gactGTTTCTTCTACTCCTTGGTGTTCGACCCGGTCCAGAAGACCCTCCTCGCGGACCAGGGGGAGATCCGGGTGGGCTCCAAGTTCCAGGCCGAGATCCCCGACAAGCTAGCAGAaa ttGAACTGGACACTCGTATCCAGGACAAGCTCGAGACCAAGGTGTGGGACCCGGACAACCAGCTGAAGGACCCCCAGATCGACCAGTTCCTGGTGGTGGCGAG AGCCGTGGGGACGTTTGCGCGCGCCCTGGACTGCAGCAGCTCCATCCGCCAGCCCAGCCTCCATATGAGCGCTGCCGCAGCCTCCAGAGACATCACCTTG TTCCACGCCATGGACACGCTGCAGAAGAACGAGTACGACCTGGCCAGGTCCATGTCCACCCTGGTGCCCCAGGGGGGGCCCGTGCTCTGCCGGGACGAGATGGAGGAGTGGAGTGCCTCGGAGGCCATGCTGTTCGAGGAGGCGCTGGAGAAGTACGGCAAGGACTTCAACGACATCCGCCAGGACTTT CTGCCCTGGAAGTCTCTGGCCAGCGTGGTCCAGTTCTACTACATGTGGAAGACCACCGACCGCTACATCCAACAG aaACGGCTCAAGGCAGCGGAGGCAGACAGCAAGTTAAAGCAGGTGTACATCCCCACCTA CACGAAACCAAACCCCAACCAGATCATGGCCCCTGGTAGCAAGCCCGGCATGAACGGAGCTCCAGCCGGCTTCCAGAAAGGCCTGAGCTGCGAGAGCTGCCACA cggcccAGTCCCCTCAGTGGTACGCCTGGGGACCCCCCAACATGCAGTGCAGGCTGTGCGCCTCCTGCTGGATCTACTGGAAGAAATACGGAGGCCTGAAGACCCCCACACAGCTAGAGGGCGCCGCTAGAGCTGGCTCT GAGTCGGGAGGCCCGCGCGGTCACATGACTCGCCAGGAGGCCCAGGGCCTGTCGCCGTTCACGCGCAACGAGGGGCGCGCCAAGCTGCTGGCCAAGAACCGCCAGACCTTCATCCTGCAGACCACCAAGCTGACGCGCATAGCCCGCCGGGTCTGCATGGACATCCTGCAGCCGCGAAGGGCTGCCCGCCGCCCCTACGCCTCCATCAACGCCAACGCCGTCAAGGCCGagt GTATAATCCGGCTGCCTAAAGCCACCAAGAACCCCCAGAAGAACAGGGTGATCCCCCGGCAGTCACTGGCCACCATAGTGAAGGATCTAG CCATCACGGCCCCCCTGAAGCTGAAGGCCCCCCGCGGCCTCCCGCCGCCCATCAACCGCAACCAGACCAGCCAGCCCCGTGGGGGCCCCGGCCTGCTGGGCAAGAGGCCCTTCGACAACGTCAGTATCTCGCAGATAACG CAGGCCGGAGGTGgtggcgccggcggcggcggcggcggtggcggcgtgcCGTTCCCCACCAACGGGAGGCCCTTCACGTCTGGCCTGAGGACCACCTCCCAGTCGGTCATCAAGCGGCAGAAGGTGAACCAGGGCGACGCGCCCAACCCCGTGGTGTTCGTGGCCACCAAGGACACCAG GGCCCTGAGGAAACACCTGACCCAGTCGGAGATGCGGCGGGCAGCCCGGAAGCCCCACCTGCCGGTCCGCATCAAgctgcccccccctccgccgccgccccgcGCCCCGCCcatgcccctcctcccctccagcaCCAGCGAGCCCATCATCCTGGAGGACTGA